The following proteins come from a genomic window of Platichthys flesus chromosome 1, fPlaFle2.1, whole genome shotgun sequence:
- the bloc1s6 gene encoding biogenesis of lysosome-related organelles complex 1 subunit 6, which yields MQMEVDEREEEGPSSSSEDFQLAQQESFQLEGSLPVEEVYVDKKAVDKLTEGFLSHYLPDLQNSKRALQELTQNQVVLLDTMDQEVTKFRECNALIDLNSLFTEAKVYHNKLVNVRKEMILLHEKTTKLKKRALKLQQQKQREALEKEQQREKELERERQLIAKPAKRT from the exons ATGCAGATGGAGGTCGacgagagggaagaggaaggacCATCGTCCAGCAgcgaag ACTTCCAGTTGGCCCAGCAGGAATCCTTCCAGCTGGAGGGCTCCCTCCCAGTAGAGGAGGTGTATGTGGATAAGAAAGCAGTGGACAAACTCACTGAGGGGTTTCTCTCCCACTACCTCCCTGATCTGCAGAACTCCAAACGAGCACTTCAAGAGCTCAC ACAAAACCAGGTGGTATTGTTAGATACGATGGACCAAGAAGTCACCAAGTTCAGAGAATGTAATGCCTTAATCGACCTCAATTCACTG tttACAGAGGCAAAGGTTTACCACAATAAGCTGGTGAACGTGAGGAAAGAGATGATCCTGCTCCACGAAAAGACGACAAAACTAAAG aAAAGAGCcttgaagctgcagcagcagaagcagagggaggcgctggagaaggagcagcagcgggagaaggagctggagagggaaCGGCAGCTTATTGCCAAACCTGCCAAAAGAAcatag